A region of Polyodon spathula isolate WHYD16114869_AA chromosome 4, ASM1765450v1, whole genome shotgun sequence DNA encodes the following proteins:
- the LOC121314911 gene encoding receptor-binding cancer antigen expressed on SiSo cells-like — translation MAITRFRLFKICTCLATVISFFKRLICRSGRQRKLSGDQITLPTTVDYSSVPKQPEVEEWSSWDEEAPTSIKIEGGNGSVVSEQNDAESDEPDYFKDMAPTIRKTQKIVLKKREPLNFTLPDGNTGFSSRLAAAQDIPFNAPSAELGDLDNWQENSNAWEDESDATWEAEEILRQQKMAEREKRALEQQRKKMEKEAQRLTKKEQKIAVKLS, via the exons ATGGCCATCACCCGGTTCCGTTTATTCAAAATTTGCACTTGCCTTGCAACAGTGATCTCTttctttaaaagattgatatgcAG GTCAGGAAGACAGAGAAAGCTAAGTGGAGATCAGATAACCCTTCCAACTACAGTGGATTATTCCTCAGTTCCCAAACAG CCAGAGGTGGAAGAATGGAGTTCATGGGATGAAGAAGCGCCCACAAGTATTAAGATTGAAGGAGGGAATGGCAGTGTAGTCTCTGAGCAAAATGATGCAGAATCAGATGAGCCTGATTATTTCAAAGACATGGCACCAAcaatcagaaaaacacaaaaa ATTGTCCTCAAGAAGAGGGAACCATTAAATTTCACTTTACCAGATGGCAATACAGGGTTCTCTAGCAGGCTCGCTGCTGCACAGGACATTCCTTTTAATGCGCCATCT GCAGAGCTGGGGGATTTAGATAATTGGCAAGAAAATTCAAATGCCTGGGAAGATGAGTCTGATGCTACTTGGGAAGCTGAAGAAATATTAag GCAGCAGAAAATGGCTGAGAGGGAGAAAAGAGCTTTGGAACAGCAAAGGAAGAAGATGGAGAAAGAAGCCCAAAGACTAactaaaaaggaacaaaaaattgCTGTAAAGCTTTCATAA